The following coding sequences are from one Culex quinquefasciatus strain JHB chromosome 1, VPISU_Cqui_1.0_pri_paternal, whole genome shotgun sequence window:
- the LOC6032040 gene encoding cytochrome P450 18a1, whose amino-acid sequence MFLDTYLLSVVRQEFLDASKARSTLLVFCCALAVVLFLQWLFRLVCQIKSLPPGPWGLPVFGYLTFIGREKHTQYMKLAKKYGSLFCAKLGAQLTVVISDYKIIREAFKTEDFTGRPHSPLLKTLGGFGIINSEGQLWKEQRRFLHEKLRHFGMTVLGNKKQLMENRIMTEVTELLTALNDEANESTDLSKYLSVSVSNVICNIIMSVRFSLEDPKFKRFNWLIEEGMRLFGEIHTIDYIPQIQYLPGNINAKNKIAKNRQEMFDFYREVIDEHKKTFDASNIRDIVDAYLDEIAKAKAEGRDNELFDGKDHEIQMMQVIADLFSAGMETIKTTLLWLNVFMLRHPDAMKRVQDELDQVVGRNRLPKIEDVPYLPITETTILEVMRISSIVPLATTHSPKSDVVINGYTIPAGSYVVPLINSVHMDPTLWDKPEEFNPSRFLDAEGKVHKPEYFIPFGVGRRRCLGDVLARMELFLFFSSIMHTFTIELPEGEPMPSLKGIIGVTISPQAFRVKLIPRPLNTDLDRVRNVGGY is encoded by the exons ATGTTTCTCGATACGTACCTGTTGAGTGTGGTGCGGCAGGAGTTTTTGGACGCGTCCAAGGCCAGAAGCACGCTGCTGGTGTTCTGCTGTGCGCTGGCCGTGGTGCTGTTCCTGCAGTGGCTGTTCCGGTTAGTGTGTCAAATCAAGAGTCTGCCACCGGGGCCGTGGGGTCTGCCGGTGTTCGGGTACCTCACGTTCATTGGCCGCGAAAAACACACCCAGTACATGAAGCTGGCCAAGAAGTATGGGTCGCTGTTCTGCGCCAAACTGGGCGCCCAGTTGACCGTGGTCATCAGCGACTACAAGATCATCCGCGAGGCGTTCAAGACCGAGGACTTTACCGGGCGGCCACACTCGCCGCTGCTCAAAACGCTGGGAGGTTTTG GTATCATCAACAGCGAGGGGCAGCTGTGGAAGGAGCAGCGCCGGTTTCTGCACGAAAAGCTGCGTCACTTCGGGATGACCGTGCTCGGCAACAAGAAGCAACTGATGGAAAACCGAATCATG ACTGAGGTCACCGAACTGCTGACAGCGCTGAATGATGAG GCTAACGAGTCGACCGACCTGAGCAAGTACCTGTCCGTGTCGGTGAGCAACGTGATCTGCAACATTATCATGTCGGTGCGGTTCTCGCTCGAGGATCCCAAGTTCAAGCGGTTCAACTGGCTGATCGAGGAAGGAATGCGTCTGTTTGGCGAGATCCACACGATCGACTACATCCCCCAGATCCAGTACCTGCCCGGCAACATCAACGCCAAGAACAAGATTGCCAAGAACCGCCAGGAAATGTTTGACTTTTACCGCGAGGTGATTGATGAGCACAAGAAGACCTTCGACGCTAGCAATATCCGCGACATTGTCGACGCCTATCTGGACGAGATCGCGAAGGCCAAAGCCGAGGGTCGCGACAACGAGCTGTTTGACGGAAAAGACCATG AAATCCAAATGATGCAGGTGATTGCGGATCTCTTCTCTGCGGGAATGGAAACCATCAAGACCACACTGCTGTGGCTGAACGTGTTTATGCTGCGCCACCCGGATGCGATGAAACGGGTTCAGGACGAGCTGGACCAGGTAGTTGGCCGCAATCGTCTGCCCAAAATCGAAGATGTACCGTACTTGCCCATAACGGAGACCACCATACTGGAGGTGATGCGAATCTCCAGCATCGTCCCGCTAGCGACTACGCACTCCCCGAAAAG TGATGTCGTTATCAACGGTTACACAATCCCGGCCGGTTCGTACGTGGTGCCCCTGATCAACAGCGTCCACATGGACCCGACGCTGTGGGACAAGCCGGAGGAGTTCAACCCGAGCCGTTTCCTGGACGCCGAAGGAAAGGTCCACAAGCCGGAGTACTTTATCCCGTTCGGCGTCGGTCGTCGCCGTTGTCTCGGCGATGTGCTGGCCCGCATGGAACTGTTTTTGTTCTTTTCCTCGATCATGCACACCTTCACGATTGAGCTGCCCGAAGGTGAACCGATGCCGAGCCTCAAGGGAATCATCGGCGTGACCATCAGTCCGCAGGCCTTCCGCGTGAAGCTGATCCCGCGACCCCTCAACACCGACCTCGACCGGGTGAGGAATGTTGGCGGATACTAA